The following proteins are co-located in the Meriones unguiculatus strain TT.TT164.6M chromosome 4, Bangor_MerUng_6.1, whole genome shotgun sequence genome:
- the LOC110566510 gene encoding disintegrin and metalloproteinase domain-containing protein 26A-like produces MGTVLNALVHKRIMFWLWKVLFLSTWSTTGHAKYSSPMEVVIPFRVTDSMRYNSSPGWLSYSLYFGGERHIITMKPKKNLISRNFLLLTYSDQGDILSEQPFVQNDCYYHGYVDEDPESIVALTTCLGSFQGILEINGTVYEIMPKSSTSTFEHLAYKMGSEESESIPMRCGLSEEEIARQMNLRESSDSTFFQSQFRNSRVHHKYLEYFVIIDHKRYVHRKGNVTQCLQDILQMVNGLNGYYLQIDTEVVLSTLEVWNEKNPVDVERHISNVLGDFCGWKKRNIGNQIRHDVIHLFAWQEYGMITGLAFVGTVCTPDNCAVMSFLSDSMSRMAFVVAHEMGHNLGMLHDKKECTCERKSCIMAAYMSDSDRFSNCSHHEMFTASARSSCLYNIPDLLVIAKNQTCGNNLVEEGEQCDCGTFDSCQSDPCCSEDCIFKPGAQCAVGLCCKSCKFIPTGTVCRKEKNECDLPEWCNGTSAACPDDVYLEDGSPCRNGGYCYKAACHNRQVQCQKIFGKGARSADERCYMEMNKRGDRFGNCGNNSSTYIGCNSADVLCGRIQCENVTELPPRRNHETMHWIRLNNSTCWSLDYHFGLSMSDLGAVADGTACGKGRICIDKKCVSKSILLSNCSERLCNKKGVCNSKHHCHCDPRWKPPYCLRGGFGGSIDSGPPPGKHPNWVPFVLVFLFLFLIVIAVIITVLKKMR; encoded by the coding sequence ATGGGGACTGTGCTTAATGCCCTGGTCCATAAGAGGATCATGTTCTGGCTGTGGAAGGTGCTCTTCCTCTCCACATGGTCAACAACTGGACATGCTAAATACAGTAGCCCTATGGAAGTAGTGATACCTTTCAGGGTCACTGATTCTATGAGATACAATAGCTCTCCAGGCTGGCTCTCCTATAGCCTGTACTTTGGAGGGGAAAGGCATATTATCACCATGAAACCAAAGAAAAACTTGATATCTAGAAACTTCTTACTTTTAACCTACAGTGACCAAGGTGATATCCTTTCAGAACAGCCTTTTGTGCAGAATGACTGCTACTACCATGGCTATGTGGATGAAGATCCAGAATCCATAGTTGCTCTTACAACCTGTCTGGGAAGTTTCCAAGGCATACTAGAGATAAATGGCACAGTTTATGAAATCATGCCCAAGAGCTCAACTTCCACATTTGAACATCTGGCTTATAAAATGGGTAGTGAGGAGTCAGAATCAATTCCCATGAGATGTGGGttatcagaagaagaaatagcACGACAAATGAATCTTCGAGAAAGCAGTGACTCCACATTTTTCCAAAGCCAATTTAGGAATTCGAGGGTACACCACAAGTATCTTGAATATTTTGTGATAATAGATCACAAACGATATGTTCATAGAAAAGGAAATGTCACACAATGTCTTCAAGATATTTTGCAAATGGTCAATGGACTAAATGGTTATTATCTTCAAATAGACACTGAAGTGGTTTTAAGCACACTTGAAGTGTGGAATGAAAAAAATCCTGTCGATGTAGAAAGACATATTTCTAACGTCCTAGGTGATTTTTGTGGttggaagaaaagaaacattggCAATCAAATTAGACATGATGTCATCCATCTTTTTGCCTGGCAAGAATATGGAATGATCACAGGGCTAGCCTTTGTAGGTACAGTTTGTACACCTGATAATTGTGCAGTTATGAGTTTCCTTTCTGATTCGATGTCACGCATGGCCTTCGTTGTAGCACATGAGATGGGTCACAATTTGGGTATGCTTCATGATAAGAAAGAATGCACTTGTGAGAGAAAGAGCTGCATAATGGCTGCATACATGTCTGATTCTGATAGATTCAGCAACTGCAGTCATCATGAAATGTTTACAGCTAGTGCGAGAAGTTCCTGTTTATACAATATTCCAGATTTACTAGTAATTGCAAAAAACCAAACCTGTGGGAATAACCTGGTTGAGGAAGGAGAGCAGTGTGATTGTGGAACCTTTGATTCATGTCAAAGTGATCCATGCTGTAGCGAGGACTGTATTTTCAAACCTGGTGCACAATGTGCTGTTGGGCTTTGCTGCAAAAGCTGCAAGTTCATTCCAACAGGCACAGTgtgtagaaaagagaaaaatgaatgtgaCCTGCCAGAGTGGTGCAATGGAACTTCAGCTGCGTGTCCAGATGACGTGTACCTAGAGGATGGAAGCCCTTGCAGAAATGGTGGCTATTGCTATAAAGCTGCATGCCATAATCGTCAGGTACAGTGTCAGAAGATTTTTGGCAAGGGAGCCAGGAGTGCAGATGAAAGATGCTACATGGAAATGAACAAACGGGGTGATCGTTTCGGTAACTGTGGTAACAATAGCTCTACCTACATAGGATGCAATAGCGCTGATGTATTGTGTGGAAGGATCCAGTGTGAAAATGTGACAGAGCTTCCTCCTAGGAGAAACCATGAAACGATGCATTGGATTCGTTTAAATAATTCCACCTGCTGGTCTTTGGACTATCATTTTGGATTAAGCATGTCTGACCTTGGAGCAGTGGCAGACGGAACAGCTTGTGGTAAAGGCCGTATATGCATTGACAAGAAGTGTGTCAGTAAGTCCATTTTGTTAAGTAACTGTTCAGAAAGATTATGCAATAAGAAAGGTGTCTGCAACAGTAAACACCACTGCCATTGTGATCCTCGGTGGAAACCACCATACTGTCTACGAGGTGGCTTTGGAGGTAGTATAGACAGTGGACCACCTCCAGGAAAACATCCTAATTGGGTACCATTTgtgctggtttttctttttctttttctgattgtGATAGCTGTTATAATTACCGTACTTAAGAAGATGAGATAA